The Solanum lycopersicum chromosome 6, SLM_r2.1 genome has a window encoding:
- the LOC101248583 gene encoding casein kinase 1-like protein 11 isoform X2 — protein sequence MDSVIGGKYKLGRKIGSGSFGELYLGVNIQSGEEVAVKLEPVKTKHPQLHYESKLYMLLQGGTGIPHLKWFGVEGEYSAMVIDLLGPSLEDLFNYCNRKFTLKTVLMLADQLINRVEYMHSRGFLHRDIKPDNFLMGLGRKANQVYAIDYGLAKKYRDLHTHKHIPYRENKNLTGTARYASVNTHLGVEQSRRDDLESLGYVLMYFLRGSLPWQGLRAGTKKQKYDKISEKKMLTPIEVLCKSYQSEFTSYFHYCRSLRFDDKPDYSYLKRLFRDLFIREGYQFDYVFDWTTLKYPQISSSSRGRQAIGRLPLNPGPSVERAEKPPVGQDIKDKFSGAAEAFARKNVSGTGFTGDRLRHRSSEHLSSSRDVADSERGRMSRTDSTSRRAVMSSSRPSSSSQKNQPGFEAKSSSVTRATVAKESRDHALRSFELLTIGTGRRK from the exons ATGGATTCTGTAATTGGTGGTAAGTATAAGCTGGGTCGGAAGATCGGCAGTGGATCTTTTGGGGAGCTTTATTTAG GTGTGAATATTCAAAGTGGAGAAGAAGTTGCTGTCAAGCtg GAACCAGTTAAGACGAAGCACCCTCAGCTTCATTATGAATCAAAGCTGTATATGCTTCTACAAGGAGGAA CGGGAATTCCCCACCTCAAATGGTTTGGAGTTGAAGGTGAATACAGTGCCATGGTTATTGATCTTCTTGGGCCAAGTTTGGAAGACTTGTTTAACTATTGCAATAGGAAGTTCACATTGAAAACAGTCCTAATGCTGGCAGATCAGTTG ATTAATAGGGTTGAATATATGCATTCAAGAGGATTTCTTCACCGTGATATTAAGCCTGATAACTTCTTAATGGGTTTAGGGCGTAAAGCTAATCAG GTATATGCTATTGACTATGGTCTTGCCAAGAAGTACAGAGATCTTCATACACATAAGCACATACCCTACAG GGAAAACAAAAACCTCACAGGCACAGCTCGTTATGCAAGTGTTAACACCCATCTTGGAGTTG AACAAAGCAGAAGAGATGATCTAGAGTCTCTTGGCTACGTGCTAATGTATTTTCTGAGGGGAAG TCTTCCATGGCAAGGTCTGAGAGCTGGCACCAAAAAGCAGAAATATGACAAGATCAGCGAGAAGAAGATGCTTACACCTATAGAG GTACTTTGCAAATCCTATCAATCAGAATTCACATCATATTTTCATTACTGCCGATCTTTGCGGTTTGATGACAAGCCAGATTACTCGTACCTGAAGAGGCTTTTCCGTGACCTTTTCATTAGAGAAG GTTATCAATTTGACTATGTGTTTGACTGGACGACTTTGAAGTATCCACAAATTAGTTCCAGTTCAAGAGGACGG CAAGCAATTGGGAGATTACCTTTGAATCCAGGACCATCTGTTGAAAGAGCGGAGAAGCCCCCAG TGGGGCAGGATATTAAAGATAAGTTTTCTGGTGCTGCAGAGGCATTTGCTCGAAAGAATGTGTCTGGAACTGGTTTTACGGGGGACCGTTTGAGACATAGATCTTCAGAGCATCTATCATCCTCCAGAGATGTG GCTGATTCTGAAAGAGGTCGCATGTCTCGCACCGACAGCACCTCAAGGAGGGCTGTGATGTCAAGCAGCCGACCAAGCTCCTCTTCGCAAAAGAATCAACCTGGATTTGAAGCCAAATCATCGTCTGTTACTCGTGCTACTGTTGCAAAAGAGAGCAGGGACCATGCCCTGAGGAGCTTTGAGCTGCTGACTATTGGCACAGGGAGaaggaaataa
- the LOC101248583 gene encoding casein kinase 1-like protein 11 isoform X1, with translation MDSVIGGKYKLGRKIGSGSFGELYLGVNIQSGEEVAVKLEPVKTKHPQLHYESKLYMLLQGGTGIPHLKWFGVEGEYSAMVIDLLGPSLEDLFNYCNRKFTLKTVLMLADQLINRVEYMHSRGFLHRDIKPDNFLMGLGRKANQVYAIDYGLAKKYRDLHTHKHIPYRENKNLTGTARYASVNTHLGVEQSRRDDLESLGYVLMYFLRGSLPWQGLRAGTKKQKYDKISEKKMLTPIEVLCKSYQSEFTSYFHYCRSLRFDDKPDYSYLKRLFRDLFIREGYQFDYVFDWTTLKYPQISSSSRGRQAIGRLPLNPGPSVERAEKPPVGQDIKDKFSGAAEAFARKNVSGTGFTGDRLRHRSSEHLSSSRDVQADSERGRMSRTDSTSRRAVMSSSRPSSSSQKNQPGFEAKSSSVTRATVAKESRDHALRSFELLTIGTGRRK, from the exons ATGGATTCTGTAATTGGTGGTAAGTATAAGCTGGGTCGGAAGATCGGCAGTGGATCTTTTGGGGAGCTTTATTTAG GTGTGAATATTCAAAGTGGAGAAGAAGTTGCTGTCAAGCtg GAACCAGTTAAGACGAAGCACCCTCAGCTTCATTATGAATCAAAGCTGTATATGCTTCTACAAGGAGGAA CGGGAATTCCCCACCTCAAATGGTTTGGAGTTGAAGGTGAATACAGTGCCATGGTTATTGATCTTCTTGGGCCAAGTTTGGAAGACTTGTTTAACTATTGCAATAGGAAGTTCACATTGAAAACAGTCCTAATGCTGGCAGATCAGTTG ATTAATAGGGTTGAATATATGCATTCAAGAGGATTTCTTCACCGTGATATTAAGCCTGATAACTTCTTAATGGGTTTAGGGCGTAAAGCTAATCAG GTATATGCTATTGACTATGGTCTTGCCAAGAAGTACAGAGATCTTCATACACATAAGCACATACCCTACAG GGAAAACAAAAACCTCACAGGCACAGCTCGTTATGCAAGTGTTAACACCCATCTTGGAGTTG AACAAAGCAGAAGAGATGATCTAGAGTCTCTTGGCTACGTGCTAATGTATTTTCTGAGGGGAAG TCTTCCATGGCAAGGTCTGAGAGCTGGCACCAAAAAGCAGAAATATGACAAGATCAGCGAGAAGAAGATGCTTACACCTATAGAG GTACTTTGCAAATCCTATCAATCAGAATTCACATCATATTTTCATTACTGCCGATCTTTGCGGTTTGATGACAAGCCAGATTACTCGTACCTGAAGAGGCTTTTCCGTGACCTTTTCATTAGAGAAG GTTATCAATTTGACTATGTGTTTGACTGGACGACTTTGAAGTATCCACAAATTAGTTCCAGTTCAAGAGGACGG CAAGCAATTGGGAGATTACCTTTGAATCCAGGACCATCTGTTGAAAGAGCGGAGAAGCCCCCAG TGGGGCAGGATATTAAAGATAAGTTTTCTGGTGCTGCAGAGGCATTTGCTCGAAAGAATGTGTCTGGAACTGGTTTTACGGGGGACCGTTTGAGACATAGATCTTCAGAGCATCTATCATCCTCCAGAGATGTG CAGGCTGATTCTGAAAGAGGTCGCATGTCTCGCACCGACAGCACCTCAAGGAGGGCTGTGATGTCAAGCAGCCGACCAAGCTCCTCTTCGCAAAAGAATCAACCTGGATTTGAAGCCAAATCATCGTCTGTTACTCGTGCTACTGTTGCAAAAGAGAGCAGGGACCATGCCCTGAGGAGCTTTGAGCTGCTGACTATTGGCACAGGGAGaaggaaataa
- the LOC101248583 gene encoding casein kinase 1-like protein 11 isoform X6: MLLQGGTGIPHLKWFGVEGEYSAMVIDLLGPSLEDLFNYCNRKFTLKTVLMLADQLINRVEYMHSRGFLHRDIKPDNFLMGLGRKANQVYAIDYGLAKKYRDLHTHKHIPYRENKNLTGTARYASVNTHLGVEQSRRDDLESLGYVLMYFLRGSLPWQGLRAGTKKQKYDKISEKKMLTPIEVLCKSYQSEFTSYFHYCRSLRFDDKPDYSYLKRLFRDLFIREGYQFDYVFDWTTLKYPQISSSSRGRQAIGRLPLNPGPSVERAEKPPVGQDIKDKFSGAAEAFARKNVSGTGFTGDRLRHRSSEHLSSSRDVADSERGRMSRTDSTSRRAVMSSSRPSSSSQKNQPGFEAKSSSVTRATVAKESRDHALRSFELLTIGTGRRK; this comes from the exons ATGCTTCTACAAGGAGGAA CGGGAATTCCCCACCTCAAATGGTTTGGAGTTGAAGGTGAATACAGTGCCATGGTTATTGATCTTCTTGGGCCAAGTTTGGAAGACTTGTTTAACTATTGCAATAGGAAGTTCACATTGAAAACAGTCCTAATGCTGGCAGATCAGTTG ATTAATAGGGTTGAATATATGCATTCAAGAGGATTTCTTCACCGTGATATTAAGCCTGATAACTTCTTAATGGGTTTAGGGCGTAAAGCTAATCAG GTATATGCTATTGACTATGGTCTTGCCAAGAAGTACAGAGATCTTCATACACATAAGCACATACCCTACAG GGAAAACAAAAACCTCACAGGCACAGCTCGTTATGCAAGTGTTAACACCCATCTTGGAGTTG AACAAAGCAGAAGAGATGATCTAGAGTCTCTTGGCTACGTGCTAATGTATTTTCTGAGGGGAAG TCTTCCATGGCAAGGTCTGAGAGCTGGCACCAAAAAGCAGAAATATGACAAGATCAGCGAGAAGAAGATGCTTACACCTATAGAG GTACTTTGCAAATCCTATCAATCAGAATTCACATCATATTTTCATTACTGCCGATCTTTGCGGTTTGATGACAAGCCAGATTACTCGTACCTGAAGAGGCTTTTCCGTGACCTTTTCATTAGAGAAG GTTATCAATTTGACTATGTGTTTGACTGGACGACTTTGAAGTATCCACAAATTAGTTCCAGTTCAAGAGGACGG CAAGCAATTGGGAGATTACCTTTGAATCCAGGACCATCTGTTGAAAGAGCGGAGAAGCCCCCAG TGGGGCAGGATATTAAAGATAAGTTTTCTGGTGCTGCAGAGGCATTTGCTCGAAAGAATGTGTCTGGAACTGGTTTTACGGGGGACCGTTTGAGACATAGATCTTCAGAGCATCTATCATCCTCCAGAGATGTG GCTGATTCTGAAAGAGGTCGCATGTCTCGCACCGACAGCACCTCAAGGAGGGCTGTGATGTCAAGCAGCCGACCAAGCTCCTCTTCGCAAAAGAATCAACCTGGATTTGAAGCCAAATCATCGTCTGTTACTCGTGCTACTGTTGCAAAAGAGAGCAGGGACCATGCCCTGAGGAGCTTTGAGCTGCTGACTATTGGCACAGGGAGaaggaaataa
- the LOC101248583 gene encoding casein kinase 1-like protein 11 isoform X5, whose translation MLLQGGTGIPHLKWFGVEGEYSAMVIDLLGPSLEDLFNYCNRKFTLKTVLMLADQLINRVEYMHSRGFLHRDIKPDNFLMGLGRKANQVYAIDYGLAKKYRDLHTHKHIPYRENKNLTGTARYASVNTHLGVEQSRRDDLESLGYVLMYFLRGSLPWQGLRAGTKKQKYDKISEKKMLTPIEVLCKSYQSEFTSYFHYCRSLRFDDKPDYSYLKRLFRDLFIREGYQFDYVFDWTTLKYPQISSSSRGRQAIGRLPLNPGPSVERAEKPPVGQDIKDKFSGAAEAFARKNVSGTGFTGDRLRHRSSEHLSSSRDVQADSERGRMSRTDSTSRRAVMSSSRPSSSSQKNQPGFEAKSSSVTRATVAKESRDHALRSFELLTIGTGRRK comes from the exons ATGCTTCTACAAGGAGGAA CGGGAATTCCCCACCTCAAATGGTTTGGAGTTGAAGGTGAATACAGTGCCATGGTTATTGATCTTCTTGGGCCAAGTTTGGAAGACTTGTTTAACTATTGCAATAGGAAGTTCACATTGAAAACAGTCCTAATGCTGGCAGATCAGTTG ATTAATAGGGTTGAATATATGCATTCAAGAGGATTTCTTCACCGTGATATTAAGCCTGATAACTTCTTAATGGGTTTAGGGCGTAAAGCTAATCAG GTATATGCTATTGACTATGGTCTTGCCAAGAAGTACAGAGATCTTCATACACATAAGCACATACCCTACAG GGAAAACAAAAACCTCACAGGCACAGCTCGTTATGCAAGTGTTAACACCCATCTTGGAGTTG AACAAAGCAGAAGAGATGATCTAGAGTCTCTTGGCTACGTGCTAATGTATTTTCTGAGGGGAAG TCTTCCATGGCAAGGTCTGAGAGCTGGCACCAAAAAGCAGAAATATGACAAGATCAGCGAGAAGAAGATGCTTACACCTATAGAG GTACTTTGCAAATCCTATCAATCAGAATTCACATCATATTTTCATTACTGCCGATCTTTGCGGTTTGATGACAAGCCAGATTACTCGTACCTGAAGAGGCTTTTCCGTGACCTTTTCATTAGAGAAG GTTATCAATTTGACTATGTGTTTGACTGGACGACTTTGAAGTATCCACAAATTAGTTCCAGTTCAAGAGGACGG CAAGCAATTGGGAGATTACCTTTGAATCCAGGACCATCTGTTGAAAGAGCGGAGAAGCCCCCAG TGGGGCAGGATATTAAAGATAAGTTTTCTGGTGCTGCAGAGGCATTTGCTCGAAAGAATGTGTCTGGAACTGGTTTTACGGGGGACCGTTTGAGACATAGATCTTCAGAGCATCTATCATCCTCCAGAGATGTG CAGGCTGATTCTGAAAGAGGTCGCATGTCTCGCACCGACAGCACCTCAAGGAGGGCTGTGATGTCAAGCAGCCGACCAAGCTCCTCTTCGCAAAAGAATCAACCTGGATTTGAAGCCAAATCATCGTCTGTTACTCGTGCTACTGTTGCAAAAGAGAGCAGGGACCATGCCCTGAGGAGCTTTGAGCTGCTGACTATTGGCACAGGGAGaaggaaataa
- the LOC101248583 gene encoding casein kinase 1-like protein 11 isoform X3 has product MDSVIGGKYKLGRKIGSGSFGELYLGVNIQSGEEVAVKLEPVKTKHPQLHYESKLYMLLQGGTGIPHLKWFGVEGEYSAMVIDLLGPSLEDLFNYCNRKFTLKTVLMLADQLINRVEYMHSRGFLHRDIKPDNFLMGLGRKANQVYAIDYGLAKKYRDLHTHKHIPYRENKNLTGTARYASVNTHLGVEQSRRDDLESLGYVLMYFLRGSLPWQGLRAGTKKQKYDKISEKKMLTPIEVLCKSYQSEFTSYFHYCRSLRFDDKPDYSYLKRLFRDLFIREGYQFDYVFDWTTLKYPQISSSSRGRQAIGRLPLNPGPSVERAEKPPEAFARKNVSGTGFTGDRLRHRSSEHLSSSRDVQADSERGRMSRTDSTSRRAVMSSSRPSSSSQKNQPGFEAKSSSVTRATVAKESRDHALRSFELLTIGTGRRK; this is encoded by the exons ATGGATTCTGTAATTGGTGGTAAGTATAAGCTGGGTCGGAAGATCGGCAGTGGATCTTTTGGGGAGCTTTATTTAG GTGTGAATATTCAAAGTGGAGAAGAAGTTGCTGTCAAGCtg GAACCAGTTAAGACGAAGCACCCTCAGCTTCATTATGAATCAAAGCTGTATATGCTTCTACAAGGAGGAA CGGGAATTCCCCACCTCAAATGGTTTGGAGTTGAAGGTGAATACAGTGCCATGGTTATTGATCTTCTTGGGCCAAGTTTGGAAGACTTGTTTAACTATTGCAATAGGAAGTTCACATTGAAAACAGTCCTAATGCTGGCAGATCAGTTG ATTAATAGGGTTGAATATATGCATTCAAGAGGATTTCTTCACCGTGATATTAAGCCTGATAACTTCTTAATGGGTTTAGGGCGTAAAGCTAATCAG GTATATGCTATTGACTATGGTCTTGCCAAGAAGTACAGAGATCTTCATACACATAAGCACATACCCTACAG GGAAAACAAAAACCTCACAGGCACAGCTCGTTATGCAAGTGTTAACACCCATCTTGGAGTTG AACAAAGCAGAAGAGATGATCTAGAGTCTCTTGGCTACGTGCTAATGTATTTTCTGAGGGGAAG TCTTCCATGGCAAGGTCTGAGAGCTGGCACCAAAAAGCAGAAATATGACAAGATCAGCGAGAAGAAGATGCTTACACCTATAGAG GTACTTTGCAAATCCTATCAATCAGAATTCACATCATATTTTCATTACTGCCGATCTTTGCGGTTTGATGACAAGCCAGATTACTCGTACCTGAAGAGGCTTTTCCGTGACCTTTTCATTAGAGAAG GTTATCAATTTGACTATGTGTTTGACTGGACGACTTTGAAGTATCCACAAATTAGTTCCAGTTCAAGAGGACGG CAAGCAATTGGGAGATTACCTTTGAATCCAGGACCATCTGTTGAAAGAGCGGAGAAGCCCCCAG AGGCATTTGCTCGAAAGAATGTGTCTGGAACTGGTTTTACGGGGGACCGTTTGAGACATAGATCTTCAGAGCATCTATCATCCTCCAGAGATGTG CAGGCTGATTCTGAAAGAGGTCGCATGTCTCGCACCGACAGCACCTCAAGGAGGGCTGTGATGTCAAGCAGCCGACCAAGCTCCTCTTCGCAAAAGAATCAACCTGGATTTGAAGCCAAATCATCGTCTGTTACTCGTGCTACTGTTGCAAAAGAGAGCAGGGACCATGCCCTGAGGAGCTTTGAGCTGCTGACTATTGGCACAGGGAGaaggaaataa
- the LOC101248583 gene encoding casein kinase 1-like protein 11 isoform X4 — protein sequence MDSVIGGKYKLGRKIGSGSFGELYLGVNIQSGEEVAVKLEPVKTKHPQLHYESKLYMLLQGGTGIPHLKWFGVEGEYSAMVIDLLGPSLEDLFNYCNRKFTLKTVLMLADQLINRVEYMHSRGFLHRDIKPDNFLMGLGRKANQVYAIDYGLAKKYRDLHTHKHIPYRENKNLTGTARYASVNTHLGVEQSRRDDLESLGYVLMYFLRGSLPWQGLRAGTKKQKYDKISEKKMLTPIEVLCKSYQSEFTSYFHYCRSLRFDDKPDYSYLKRLFRDLFIREGYQFDYVFDWTTLKYPQISSSSRGRQAIGRLPLNPGPSVERAEKPPEAFARKNVSGTGFTGDRLRHRSSEHLSSSRDVADSERGRMSRTDSTSRRAVMSSSRPSSSSQKNQPGFEAKSSSVTRATVAKESRDHALRSFELLTIGTGRRK from the exons ATGGATTCTGTAATTGGTGGTAAGTATAAGCTGGGTCGGAAGATCGGCAGTGGATCTTTTGGGGAGCTTTATTTAG GTGTGAATATTCAAAGTGGAGAAGAAGTTGCTGTCAAGCtg GAACCAGTTAAGACGAAGCACCCTCAGCTTCATTATGAATCAAAGCTGTATATGCTTCTACAAGGAGGAA CGGGAATTCCCCACCTCAAATGGTTTGGAGTTGAAGGTGAATACAGTGCCATGGTTATTGATCTTCTTGGGCCAAGTTTGGAAGACTTGTTTAACTATTGCAATAGGAAGTTCACATTGAAAACAGTCCTAATGCTGGCAGATCAGTTG ATTAATAGGGTTGAATATATGCATTCAAGAGGATTTCTTCACCGTGATATTAAGCCTGATAACTTCTTAATGGGTTTAGGGCGTAAAGCTAATCAG GTATATGCTATTGACTATGGTCTTGCCAAGAAGTACAGAGATCTTCATACACATAAGCACATACCCTACAG GGAAAACAAAAACCTCACAGGCACAGCTCGTTATGCAAGTGTTAACACCCATCTTGGAGTTG AACAAAGCAGAAGAGATGATCTAGAGTCTCTTGGCTACGTGCTAATGTATTTTCTGAGGGGAAG TCTTCCATGGCAAGGTCTGAGAGCTGGCACCAAAAAGCAGAAATATGACAAGATCAGCGAGAAGAAGATGCTTACACCTATAGAG GTACTTTGCAAATCCTATCAATCAGAATTCACATCATATTTTCATTACTGCCGATCTTTGCGGTTTGATGACAAGCCAGATTACTCGTACCTGAAGAGGCTTTTCCGTGACCTTTTCATTAGAGAAG GTTATCAATTTGACTATGTGTTTGACTGGACGACTTTGAAGTATCCACAAATTAGTTCCAGTTCAAGAGGACGG CAAGCAATTGGGAGATTACCTTTGAATCCAGGACCATCTGTTGAAAGAGCGGAGAAGCCCCCAG AGGCATTTGCTCGAAAGAATGTGTCTGGAACTGGTTTTACGGGGGACCGTTTGAGACATAGATCTTCAGAGCATCTATCATCCTCCAGAGATGTG GCTGATTCTGAAAGAGGTCGCATGTCTCGCACCGACAGCACCTCAAGGAGGGCTGTGATGTCAAGCAGCCGACCAAGCTCCTCTTCGCAAAAGAATCAACCTGGATTTGAAGCCAAATCATCGTCTGTTACTCGTGCTACTGTTGCAAAAGAGAGCAGGGACCATGCCCTGAGGAGCTTTGAGCTGCTGACTATTGGCACAGGGAGaaggaaataa
- the LOC138349381 gene encoding uncharacterized protein produces the protein MNTWGTKGLRTGAAAARGNQNPPQAPAEGVAMPVNPAGLTDAEVRASLAQMAQAITMQAQAMTAQVNRQDVLRENPPARSIADRLRDFTRMNPPIFTGAKTSEDPQEFIDELHKILVAMGATDIEKAELASYQLKDVAQTWCKMWRDSRVLGGVPVTWELFKTTFLERFFPREMKEAKVEEFINLKQGSMTVREYSLKFVKLSRYATPLVSTSREEMSRFFTGINGDLEEDCRAAMLHDNMDLSRLMMHVQQPKFKKGQQSVGNSDPQRNTTPRGGRPEPKRGNGGEMQRPRKTCTKCGRMHLGECRQGTNACFGCGKSGHMVIDCPQNRGQAGGNAQPRPTPHNAAAAEPPKRNRFYALKGREEQEKSADVVTGMLQVFSTSVYALLDPGSTLSFVTPLLALTFEILPEVLHDPIVVSTPLGENVRTERVYKNCPIVVSGKAMCANLIELPMHDFDIILGMDWLHSHYACLDCRSKVVRFRFPNEEELVWEGYNPIRPNPLISNLKANKMMAKGLLCHLVSVNDLDHDVPSIDSVPVVNEFLDVFPEDLPGVPPLREIDFVTFLGHVVSDQGVEVDPRKTEAVKKWPKPLTPTDIRSFLGLAGYYRRWLELLKDYDMNVHYHPGKANVVADALSRMSMGSTAHVEDEKKELVKEVHRLARLGVRLPTRKTIVPYLFIFVAIG, from the exons atgaatacCTGGGGAACTAAGGGTCTGAGGACGGGAGCAGCAGCAGCTAGGGGTAATCagaatccaccccaggctccagctgaaggagtggccatgccagtgaacccagctgggttgactgatgcggaggtgagggcatctctagcccagatggcacaggccatcacgatgcaggcccaagctatgactgcccaagtcaaCCGGCAGGATGTTCTAAGGGAAAACCCACCGGCTCGCAGCATAGCTGACAGACtgcgagacttcacgaggatgaatcctccaattttCACAGGGGCTAAGACTTCAGAAGATCCCCAGGAATTTATAGACGAGTTGCATAAGATACTGGTGGCCATGGGGGccactgatattgagaaggctgagttggcttcctaccagctcaaagatgttgcacagacttggtgcaaaatGTGGCGAGATAGCCGTGTCCTAGGAGGGGTGCCAGTCACCTGGGAGCTGTTCAAGACAACATTTTTGGAAaggttcttccctagagagatgaaagaggccaaggttgaggagttcatcaacctcaagcaaggATCCATGactgtcagggagtattccctgaagtttgtgaagTTATCAAG gtatgctactccCTTGGTTTCTACCAGCAGGGAGGAGATGAGCAGATTCTTCACAGGAATCAATGGAGACCTGGAGGAAGATTGTCGggctgcgatgctccatgataatatggacctttctagattaatgatgcatgtccagcag CCCAAATTCAAGAAGGGGCAACAGAGTGTTGGAAATTCTGACCCTCAGAGAAATACAACGCCTAGAGGAGGCAGACCCGAACCCAAGaggggcaatggaggtgagatgcagcgtcCAAGGAAgacttgtactaagtgtggccGAATGCACCTTGGAGAATGtagacagggcactaatgcctgtttcggttgtggtaagagtggacacatggtcATAGACTGTCCCCAGAACAGAGGTCAGGCTGggggtaatgctcagcctaggcctacCCCACATAATGCAGCAGCAGCCGAACCTCCGAAGAGGAACAGATTTTATGCCTTGAAAGGTAGGGAGGAGCAGGAaaagtccgctgatgtggtcacaggtatgctgcaagtattctcaacttctgtttatgctttacttgatccagggtctacgctttcctttgtaactcctctgCTTGCCCTTACCTTTGAAATACTAcctgaagttctgcatgatcctatagtggttagtacgcctttaggagaaaatgtgagAACCGAAAGGGTATACAAgaattgcccaatagttgtgagtggcaaggctatgtgtgcaaacttgattgagttacccatgcatgattttgatattattcttggcatggactggcttcacagCCATTATGCTTGCTTGGACTGTCGTAGTAAAGTGGTGAGGTttcgtttccctaatgaagaagagttagtctgggaggggtacaatccGATTCGTCCTAAccccttgatttcaaatcttaaggccaataaaatgatggccaaagggttattatgtcatctagtgagtgttaatgatttagatcatgatgttccttccatagactcggtGCCTGTAGTAAATGAattcctagatgtgtttcctgaagatttgcctggagtccctccccttcgagagattgactttg tgaccttcctgggccatgttgtgtccgatcaaggTGTAGAAGTGGACCCCAGAAAGACTGAAGCAGTTAAGAAATGGCCAAAGCCTCTTACACCCACCGATATCCGTAGCTttctgggattggctggttactaccgcag atggttggagctgttgaaggattatgacatgaatgtgcactatcatccaggtaaggctaatgttgtggctgatgctttgagcaggatgagcatggggagtacagcccacgttgaggatgagaagaaggagctagtgaaagaGGTACACAGACTGGCCAGGCTGGGTGTAcg GCTTCCTACTCGTAAGACTATAGTTCCTTATCTCTTCATATTTGTTGCTATTGGCTGA